A single region of the Enterobacter cloacae complex sp. R_G8 genome encodes:
- a CDS encoding LysR family transcriptional regulator, which translates to MMNLLHWRLVVAVADASNISRAAEEVGMTQSGASQAIAQLEAALGFAVFTRERRHIGVTALGEQVVKEARSMLARLDAIRVLADESRGLSGGRIRLASFPSVTSTFLPGLLRDFKRLHPEIEVVVLEGTDQEVEEWIAADTVDLGVVMNPVPGRADAILGQDAWVAVLPASHRQARYAPARGITLEELADQPFVLATGGCAVNGKSLMEQAGLRLSDVRVTVRDWISACLLVREGMGVALIPESALPGELRGLCVAPVTPSLCREFGLICSAVGKSSRATQMLLEGLLKMKRSA; encoded by the coding sequence ATGATGAATCTTTTGCACTGGCGCCTGGTGGTTGCCGTGGCGGACGCGAGTAATATTTCGCGTGCTGCTGAAGAGGTCGGCATGACGCAGTCGGGCGCCAGCCAGGCGATCGCGCAGTTAGAGGCCGCACTAGGATTTGCGGTATTCACGCGTGAGCGACGCCACATCGGCGTAACGGCCCTGGGCGAGCAGGTGGTCAAAGAGGCAAGGAGCATGCTGGCGCGGCTGGACGCCATCCGGGTACTGGCGGATGAGAGTCGGGGGTTAAGTGGCGGGCGCATTCGTCTCGCCAGCTTTCCTTCGGTGACATCCACATTTTTGCCAGGACTGCTGCGGGACTTTAAGCGCCTGCATCCTGAAATCGAGGTGGTCGTACTCGAAGGGACGGACCAGGAAGTCGAGGAATGGATTGCGGCAGATACGGTTGATCTGGGCGTGGTCATGAACCCTGTTCCCGGACGCGCTGATGCGATCCTGGGGCAAGATGCGTGGGTCGCGGTGCTACCGGCCAGCCACCGTCAGGCTCGTTATGCACCTGCGCGCGGCATCACGCTTGAGGAACTGGCAGACCAGCCCTTCGTGCTCGCAACCGGCGGTTGCGCCGTTAACGGAAAAAGCCTGATGGAACAGGCAGGCTTGCGGTTGTCTGACGTACGCGTGACCGTCCGCGACTGGATCAGCGCCTGCCTGCTGGTACGCGAAGGCATGGGCGTCGCGCTGATACCGGAATCCGCCCTGCCGGGTGAATTACGCGGTTTGTGCGTAGCACCGGTAACGCCTTCACTATGCCGGGAGTTTGGGCTGATTTGTTCGGCAGTGGGAAAATCTTCCCGCGCGACGCAGATGTTATTAGAAGGGTTGCTCAAAATGAAAAGGTCTGCGTAA
- a CDS encoding caspase family protein: protein MSRLNALVIGNSDYEFSNNLPNPANDAEDISEVLIKGGFTVNKLINATLREMKAAIKELEKTSNDGGEISLFFFAGHGAEVNGKNYLIAKDTVADDEADVEHGALGLNEVLTRMEPKGNDTRTSIIILDACRNNPFIRKWRGVPRDLAPVYAPKGTLIAYATSPGQFADDGSGRNGSYTEALLKHIETPDVPIEAMFKRVRNTLAATTRQKQTSWEHTSLSGEFYFNLSVAARISSYSSSAVKDSNFILDETKWSHRTITALKIRNWYTQNPAISDISPDKINKAGSDSLFVLGRNILQAADGNSNMACEFISAFKDKTKGVKADKIKNLLDGIIFEIFFNSDGELRDRFKNSFFNVVFNLEKFAIYKDSFDFISSVLLPYSYKFFAVPGKNQPVTADVTLDGKLLVTEVHINGRNRLKANSDFNDFNDRLDEDEIKEEISKKAMIPSRLLNIVYNKSLPKGTEVELPYRCTITND from the coding sequence ATGTCTCGACTGAACGCTCTTGTTATAGGTAATTCAGATTATGAATTCAGTAACAACCTACCAAACCCTGCTAACGACGCAGAAGATATTAGTGAAGTTTTGATAAAAGGAGGTTTCACCGTCAACAAGTTGATTAATGCCACCCTTAGAGAAATGAAGGCTGCAATCAAAGAACTCGAAAAAACTTCAAACGATGGTGGCGAAATATCCCTTTTCTTCTTTGCAGGACATGGCGCTGAAGTTAATGGTAAAAACTACCTTATTGCAAAAGACACCGTAGCTGATGATGAAGCCGATGTCGAACATGGGGCCTTAGGTTTAAATGAGGTTCTTACTCGCATGGAGCCAAAAGGAAATGACACGCGTACCAGTATTATAATTCTCGATGCCTGCAGAAATAATCCATTTATTAGAAAATGGAGGGGGGTGCCACGAGATTTAGCTCCTGTTTATGCGCCAAAAGGTACATTAATCGCTTATGCAACCTCACCAGGGCAATTTGCAGATGACGGTTCTGGACGTAATGGAAGTTACACAGAGGCGTTATTAAAACACATAGAAACTCCTGATGTACCTATCGAGGCCATGTTTAAAAGGGTAAGAAATACCTTAGCGGCTACAACCCGTCAAAAGCAGACTTCTTGGGAGCATACATCTTTATCTGGCGAGTTTTATTTTAATTTAAGCGTGGCTGCCAGAATTTCAAGCTATAGTTCTTCTGCCGTTAAAGATAGCAATTTCATTCTTGATGAAACTAAGTGGAGCCATAGAACAATTACAGCTCTCAAAATTAGGAACTGGTACACTCAAAACCCAGCTATAAGTGATATATCGCCCGATAAAATAAACAAAGCTGGAAGCGATAGCCTTTTTGTTTTGGGTAGAAATATACTCCAAGCCGCCGATGGAAACTCAAATATGGCGTGTGAATTTATCAGTGCATTTAAGGATAAAACTAAAGGTGTTAAAGCAGATAAGATTAAAAATCTCTTAGATGGAATTATATTTGAAATTTTCTTTAATTCAGACGGTGAACTAAGAGATAGATTCAAAAACAGTTTTTTCAATGTTGTTTTCAATCTTGAGAAGTTTGCAATTTATAAAGACAGCTTTGATTTTATCTCTTCTGTTCTATTGCCTTATAGCTATAAATTCTTCGCAGTACCGGGTAAAAACCAACCAGTGACTGCAGATGTAACTTTGGACGGAAAACTCTTAGTAACAGAAGTGCATATTAATGGGCGTAATCGTCTTAAAGCCAATAGTGATTTTAATGATTTCAATGACAGATTGGATGAAGATGAAATCAAAGAAGAGATATCCAAGAAGGCGATGATTCCATCTCGCTTGTTGAATATTGTATATAATAAATCCTTGCCCAAAGGTACAGAAGTTGAACTCCCATATAGATGCACCATAACCAATGATTAA
- the glnP gene encoding glutamine ABC transporter permease GlnP, which translates to MNFDSKYIWESLPLLLQGLQLTLIISLSGLLGGFVIGLLAGTCRALGGKISKTVSLVFVELIRGTPIMVQVMFIYFALPMVLPIHIDPVTAAITTIVINSGAYIAEITRGAILSINKGFREASLAMGLSQRSTLWHVIMPLALRRMIPALGNQWIISIKDTSLFIVIGVAELTRQGQEIIAGNFRALEVWTAVAMIYLLVTLCLSFLLKQLEKRIHIL; encoded by the coding sequence ATGAATTTCGACAGTAAATATATTTGGGAGTCCCTGCCGCTGTTGTTGCAAGGACTACAGCTGACGCTGATTATTTCACTATCAGGTTTATTGGGTGGTTTTGTTATTGGCCTGCTGGCGGGAACCTGCCGGGCGCTCGGAGGGAAAATATCAAAAACCGTCTCGTTAGTCTTTGTCGAGTTAATCCGCGGCACGCCGATTATGGTGCAAGTGATGTTTATTTACTTCGCACTCCCCATGGTGTTACCGATTCATATTGATCCGGTGACGGCAGCCATTACGACTATTGTGATTAACTCGGGTGCTTATATTGCAGAGATCACCCGAGGAGCGATTCTCTCTATCAATAAAGGATTCAGAGAGGCCAGCCTGGCAATGGGATTATCACAACGCAGCACGCTATGGCATGTCATTATGCCGCTGGCATTGCGCCGTATGATCCCGGCGTTAGGTAATCAGTGGATTATCAGTATTAAAGACACCTCGCTGTTTATTGTGATTGGTGTAGCGGAATTGACTCGTCAGGGGCAAGAAATTATTGCCGGTAATTTCCGCGCGCTGGAAGTCTGGACCGCCGTGGCAATGATCTACCTGCTGGTGACGCTGTGCCTGAGTTTCCTGCTGAAGCAACTGGAGAAAAGGATCCATATTTTATGA
- a CDS encoding MurR/RpiR family transcriptional regulator, translating into MNPRENIVSTFSELSAELQRAAEFSLQNTNQLVVLSMRAFAAEAGVKPATLLRLAQRLGYNGWGELKDAFIDELGLRNDTYVSKAEKLIAKGTQPQLYEEVFQAHQANLAFTQNENHQAMEQAVSLLDAAENVYICGFRASFPIAWSLFYVYRLFNRQVSLIDGLASNIEVFTREITAQDCLLLTSFAPYSRESLDVLRAAQQAGTTIVAITDSPVSPLAQAADCTLLFSIDSPSFFPSVVSGMGLAECLLAMLVTRHGREAVSKIENAERYLIDSGAYVVPGKP; encoded by the coding sequence ATGAATCCAAGGGAAAATATTGTCAGTACATTCAGCGAGTTGTCTGCAGAATTACAGCGCGCTGCCGAGTTCTCGCTACAGAATACCAATCAACTGGTCGTGCTATCGATGCGCGCCTTCGCCGCTGAAGCCGGTGTAAAACCTGCTACGTTGTTACGGCTGGCGCAACGATTGGGTTACAACGGCTGGGGTGAACTCAAGGATGCTTTCATTGATGAACTTGGACTGCGCAATGATACATATGTATCTAAAGCCGAGAAACTGATCGCCAAAGGCACTCAACCCCAGCTGTATGAAGAGGTGTTTCAGGCACATCAGGCCAATCTGGCGTTTACACAAAATGAAAACCATCAGGCCATGGAACAAGCTGTATCGCTGTTGGACGCGGCTGAGAATGTCTATATTTGCGGCTTCCGTGCCAGCTTTCCTATTGCCTGGTCGCTGTTTTATGTCTATCGATTGTTCAATCGGCAGGTGTCGCTCATTGATGGTCTGGCGAGCAACATTGAGGTATTCACCCGCGAAATAACAGCACAAGATTGCCTGTTACTCACCAGTTTTGCCCCCTATTCCCGTGAGTCCCTGGATGTTTTACGTGCGGCCCAGCAGGCGGGCACGACGATCGTCGCCATCACGGATTCACCCGTCTCACCATTAGCCCAGGCTGCCGATTGTACGCTGCTGTTCTCCATAGACAGTCCGTCGTTTTTTCCTTCCGTGGTGTCTGGCATGGGGCTGGCCGAGTGTTTACTGGCGATGCTGGTGACTCGCCATGGCCGGGAAGCAGTGAGTAAAATCGAAAATGCCGAACGCTATCTTATCGACTCGGGTGCCTATGTCGTGCCCGGTAAACCCTGA
- the glnH gene encoding glutamine ABC transporter substrate-binding protein GlnH has translation MSRLLTKLKVTLALVACSASFVAQAQDKLTVGVDTAFVPFEFKQGDKYVGFDIDLWDAIAKKMNVSYELRPMDFGGLIPGLQSRNLDVAMAGITITDARKQVVDFSDGYYDADLLMAVKSSDNTITKFSDLAGKKVGLKQGTAAASFMKSKYKANYVEFPNIDNAYLDLQAGNLDAVVHDSPNVLYYVKTAGDGKVKSTGETDSILPQHYGFAMQKNSNLTPKINAALQALRADGTYSKIYVKWFAKQPK, from the coding sequence ATGTCCAGATTATTGACTAAATTAAAAGTTACGTTAGCGCTGGTCGCTTGCTCCGCCAGTTTTGTGGCACAAGCGCAGGATAAATTAACGGTTGGCGTTGATACCGCATTTGTCCCCTTTGAATTTAAACAAGGCGATAAATACGTCGGCTTTGATATTGATTTGTGGGATGCCATCGCTAAAAAAATGAACGTCAGCTACGAATTACGCCCGATGGACTTCGGCGGGCTAATTCCGGGGTTGCAATCACGGAATCTGGATGTCGCCATGGCGGGCATTACGATAACCGACGCGCGTAAACAGGTCGTCGATTTCAGCGACGGTTATTATGATGCTGATTTATTAATGGCGGTTAAAAGCAGCGACAATACCATTACTAAATTCAGCGATTTAGCAGGAAAGAAAGTGGGATTAAAGCAGGGAACGGCGGCGGCCAGCTTTATGAAAAGCAAATATAAGGCGAATTATGTCGAATTCCCGAATATTGATAACGCCTATCTTGATTTGCAGGCAGGTAACCTTGACGCCGTGGTGCATGATTCCCCCAACGTGCTCTATTACGTAAAAACGGCAGGTGATGGAAAAGTGAAATCAACCGGCGAAACTGACAGCATTCTGCCGCAGCACTACGGCTTTGCGATGCAGAAAAACAGCAATCTGACGCCGAAGATCAACGCAGCGCTGCAGGCGTTACGTGCAGACGGAACGTACAGCAAGATTTACGTGAAGTGGTTTGCTAAACAGCCAAAATAA
- a CDS encoding AraC family transcriptional regulator, whose amino-acid sequence MASEKENKDWVKFAQTPGKIERIEAYFSGHGYEPHRHDTYAIGRTLSGVQSFHYRGSQQHSLPGGTMVLHPDEVHDGEAGTTDGFQYRMLYIDPALIQKILGGKPLPFIPGGISSDPRLFAATESLLKAPEEAVDTLEEEDALYDLASTLAIVGGQRVRRCAFDYRRAERAREYIQTEFSQNITLETLSAVSGRDRWSLSRDFRALYGTSPYRYVTMRRLEYCRHLIEKGLSLAEAAVEAGFSDQSHMTRQFVKTMGISPGRWQKFIQNSRA is encoded by the coding sequence ATGGCGAGCGAAAAAGAGAACAAAGACTGGGTCAAATTTGCACAAACGCCAGGGAAGATAGAGCGCATTGAGGCGTATTTCAGCGGGCATGGCTATGAGCCACATCGGCATGACACCTACGCGATAGGCAGAACCTTGTCCGGGGTACAGAGTTTTCACTATCGGGGCAGCCAACAACACAGCCTTCCGGGCGGGACGATGGTCCTGCATCCCGATGAAGTGCATGACGGAGAAGCGGGGACGACTGACGGATTTCAGTATCGGATGCTGTATATCGATCCCGCGTTAATTCAGAAAATCCTGGGCGGAAAACCGCTGCCGTTTATTCCCGGCGGGATCTCCTCCGATCCCCGGCTTTTCGCGGCGACGGAATCCCTGCTCAAAGCGCCAGAGGAAGCTGTTGATACGCTGGAAGAAGAGGATGCGCTCTACGATCTGGCCAGCACGCTGGCCATTGTGGGAGGGCAACGCGTTCGACGATGCGCATTCGATTATCGTCGCGCAGAGCGTGCACGCGAGTATATACAAACCGAGTTTAGCCAGAACATTACGCTGGAGACATTATCCGCCGTCAGCGGCAGGGATCGCTGGAGCCTGAGCCGGGATTTTCGCGCACTGTACGGAACAAGCCCGTATCGCTATGTAACGATGCGCCGTCTTGAATATTGCCGACATTTGATAGAGAAGGGGCTGTCGCTTGCTGAAGCTGCCGTTGAAGCCGGGTTTTCCGACCAGAGTCATATGACTCGCCAGTTTGTAAAAACGATGGGGATCTCGCCGGGACGCTGGCAAAAATTCATTCAAAACAGCCGTGCCTGA
- the gstA gene encoding glutathione transferase GstA: MKLYYAPDTCSLSPHIVLRELAIEFELVKVDNRSKLTADGRDFLTINPKGYVAALELNDGKILTEGPAILQYLADLKPERGLAPRADSWERVRLQEWLNFITSEIHAGSAPLFNRALPEEVKTIFREKLFRRFDFLQETLSTSAYLTGASFSVADAYLFTVLGWARFFAIELSPWPALLEYREKISARPAVQAALVAEATQ, encoded by the coding sequence ATGAAACTCTATTACGCCCCGGACACCTGTTCACTCTCACCCCATATCGTGCTTCGCGAACTGGCGATTGAGTTTGAACTGGTTAAAGTGGACAACAGGAGCAAGCTTACCGCTGACGGGCGCGACTTCCTGACCATTAACCCTAAAGGGTATGTCGCTGCGCTTGAGTTGAATGACGGGAAAATACTGACCGAAGGGCCAGCGATTTTGCAGTACCTCGCGGACCTCAAGCCGGAGAGGGGGCTGGCACCGCGAGCAGATAGCTGGGAGCGGGTGCGGCTTCAGGAATGGCTTAACTTTATCACCAGTGAAATACACGCCGGATCGGCACCTCTTTTCAACCGCGCGCTGCCCGAAGAGGTCAAAACTATTTTTCGCGAGAAGCTGTTCAGGCGGTTCGATTTTCTTCAGGAGACGCTCTCCACAAGCGCTTATCTGACGGGAGCGTCATTCAGCGTGGCAGATGCCTATCTTTTCACCGTGCTGGGCTGGGCCAGGTTCTTCGCCATTGAGCTGAGCCCCTGGCCTGCGTTGCTGGAGTACAGGGAAAAAATCAGTGCCCGTCCAGCGGTGCAGGCCGCATTAGTTGCGGAAGCGACTCAGTGA
- a CDS encoding GNAT family N-acetyltransferase yields the protein MNIAEKYEWSKDNYLVSTDRAKLDVQAIHRYLTRSSWAKGIPLDIVSASVENSLNFGVYHKENQIGFARLITDYATFAYLCDVYVLEEYQGEGLGRWVMECIHHHPVFEQLRRIMLFTTTAPWLYEKFGYEPVNRKNYAWTITRPDIYLNEK from the coding sequence GTGAATATTGCAGAGAAATATGAATGGAGTAAGGATAACTACCTGGTGAGTACAGACAGAGCAAAACTGGATGTACAGGCCATCCATCGGTATTTAACGAGATCGAGCTGGGCAAAAGGCATTCCTCTGGATATTGTCTCTGCGTCAGTCGAAAACAGCCTTAACTTTGGCGTTTACCATAAAGAAAATCAGATTGGTTTTGCTCGCCTGATAACGGATTACGCCACCTTCGCCTACCTTTGCGATGTTTATGTCCTTGAAGAATACCAGGGAGAAGGGCTCGGAAGATGGGTTATGGAATGCATACATCATCACCCTGTGTTTGAGCAGCTTCGCAGGATCATGTTGTTTACCACGACTGCACCCTGGCTCTATGAAAAATTTGGCTACGAGCCCGTAAACAGAAAAAACTATGCATGGACGATTACGCGGCCTGATATCTATTTGAATGAAAAATAG
- a CDS encoding carboxymuconolactone decarboxylase family protein gives MINRLPPLAEHEWDDQQRTLAEEIINGPRGALLPPFEPLLRSPELMAHAQRMGEYLRYRSALGQRLSELAILMTARHWSQPVEWAIHAPIAREKGISAAAVQAINEKRLPEDLQPDEWVIYHFCKELHEQQKVSDATWQHAIALWGEKGVVDLIGINGYYSFLSMIMNGAQTPVPDTWDEIIPA, from the coding sequence ATGATCAATCGTTTACCGCCGCTGGCGGAGCATGAGTGGGACGACCAACAGCGTACTTTGGCCGAAGAGATAATCAACGGGCCTCGCGGTGCGCTGCTGCCCCCTTTCGAGCCGCTGCTACGCAGCCCAGAGCTGATGGCCCATGCACAACGCATGGGAGAATACCTGCGTTATCGCAGCGCGCTGGGACAGCGCCTGTCGGAACTGGCTATTTTGATGACCGCGCGGCACTGGTCGCAGCCTGTAGAGTGGGCGATTCATGCGCCGATAGCGCGTGAGAAGGGTATTTCTGCAGCGGCGGTGCAGGCGATTAATGAAAAACGTCTTCCAGAGGATCTGCAGCCGGATGAATGGGTGATTTATCACTTTTGTAAAGAGTTACATGAGCAGCAGAAGGTCAGCGATGCCACCTGGCAGCACGCTATCGCGCTGTGGGGCGAGAAAGGCGTGGTAGATCTGATCGGAATCAATGGTTATTACAGTTTTCTCTCAATGATTATGAACGGCGCACAGACGCCGGTACCCGACACCTGGGATGAGATTATTCCCGCATAA
- a CDS encoding C45 family peptidase, whose product MKKIDIRGSAFAVGQALGAFGREAWHAKLTQTALWQTVTAMKDAEQTRSMRSLVQSQYPLIWQELEGLAEGLEAPFDEVFAWNCRGDLVRSTSDGCTTVAGSTAEGELIIAHNEDGFPQLRPDCAIVSITPDDGLAFTSFAYPGSICGHTFAVNEKGVVNTANNIRALHRPRGIPRQVLARAALNAATLAEAISILTTEPRAGAFHHTVGQMGDSRLFSVEATGTGCSVMPLREVFAHANHLIHPQLDAVEQVITDSSRSRQQRLNAWLETQSHLDGAAALGILSDQHDPALPIYRLSPQDPDEENTLATAVFTLSTSDIKWQIFTHDRQKPALESH is encoded by the coding sequence ATGAAAAAAATCGACATTCGTGGTTCCGCTTTTGCAGTAGGTCAGGCGCTTGGCGCGTTCGGCCGCGAAGCCTGGCATGCAAAACTGACGCAAACGGCGTTGTGGCAAACCGTTACCGCCATGAAAGACGCAGAACAGACCCGGAGCATGCGCTCGCTGGTCCAGTCTCAGTATCCCCTTATCTGGCAGGAACTGGAGGGATTAGCCGAGGGTCTGGAAGCACCATTTGATGAGGTGTTTGCCTGGAACTGCCGCGGCGATCTGGTGCGCTCGACCTCTGACGGCTGTACCACGGTAGCGGGAAGCACCGCTGAGGGAGAGCTGATTATTGCGCATAATGAAGACGGTTTCCCACAGCTTCGGCCTGACTGCGCCATCGTCAGCATTACCCCGGATGACGGCCTGGCGTTTACCAGTTTTGCCTACCCGGGATCGATTTGCGGACATACCTTCGCCGTAAACGAAAAGGGCGTGGTGAATACGGCGAATAACATACGCGCTTTGCACCGTCCACGCGGCATACCGCGTCAGGTATTAGCCCGCGCCGCGCTGAATGCCGCCACGCTAGCTGAAGCCATCTCCATACTGACTACCGAGCCACGCGCCGGTGCATTTCACCATACGGTGGGACAAATGGGAGACAGCCGACTGTTTAGCGTGGAGGCTACGGGAACAGGCTGTTCCGTTATGCCGCTGCGGGAGGTTTTCGCCCATGCTAATCACCTTATCCACCCTCAGCTTGATGCGGTTGAGCAGGTGATCACTGACAGCTCCCGGTCACGCCAGCAGCGGCTAAACGCCTGGCTGGAGACGCAATCTCACCTTGATGGTGCGGCAGCACTGGGTATTCTTTCAGACCAGCATGATCCCGCGCTCCCGATTTATCGTCTCTCGCCACAGGACCCGGATGAAGAGAACACGCTGGCCACTGCCGTCTTTACCCTGAGCACGTCGGACATAAAATGGCAGATATTCACTCACGATCGGCAAAAACCCGCTTTAGAGTCTCACTGA
- a CDS encoding aspartate aminotransferase family protein: protein MSHIIHRSLRSTPAVAARAQGAYIFDAQGKQYLDACGGAAVSCLGHAHPDVLAAMHRQIDQLAYAHTSFFTSDTVEQLAEQLTRTAPGDLNYAYFVSGGSEAVETALKLARQYFVEIGQPSRTKFIARKQSYHGNTLGALAVGGNEWRRRQFAPLLIDVIRVSACNEYRDRRADETQQQYTTRLLNELEQAIIEAGPDTIIGFCAETVVGATTGATPPTPGYLKGVRNLCDKYGILYIADEVMCGMGRTGTLHAFEQDDVVPDLVTIAKGLGGGYQPIGAVLASEKIVSALQAGSGLFQHGHTYICHATAASAALAVQQVIARDNLLQAVKQQGAYLHNALREVLGELPHVGDTRGRGLFAGVELVRDKTSKTPFDPALKLHAAIKANCMSRGLMVYPMGGTIDGQYGDHILIAPPFIVTPGQLDFVVDTLNTVIREETSRL, encoded by the coding sequence ATGAGCCATATCATTCACCGCAGTCTACGCAGTACGCCCGCCGTGGCGGCGCGTGCTCAAGGGGCATACATTTTTGATGCACAGGGAAAGCAGTATCTGGATGCCTGCGGTGGTGCCGCCGTTTCCTGTTTAGGTCATGCGCATCCTGACGTGCTGGCGGCGATGCATCGCCAGATCGATCAACTGGCCTACGCCCACACCAGTTTTTTTACCAGTGACACCGTTGAACAGCTTGCTGAACAGTTGACGCGCACGGCGCCTGGCGATCTTAACTATGCTTATTTCGTTTCGGGCGGTTCGGAAGCGGTCGAAACCGCGCTCAAGCTGGCGCGTCAGTATTTTGTTGAGATCGGCCAGCCGTCGCGCACCAAATTTATCGCCCGTAAACAGAGCTATCATGGCAATACCCTTGGGGCGCTCGCAGTGGGAGGCAACGAATGGCGCCGCCGCCAGTTTGCTCCCTTGTTGATCGACGTGATCCGCGTTTCGGCCTGCAATGAGTATCGGGACCGCCGCGCAGACGAAACCCAGCAGCAATACACCACGCGTCTGCTCAACGAGCTGGAGCAGGCCATTATTGAGGCCGGTCCCGACACCATTATTGGTTTCTGTGCAGAAACCGTGGTGGGGGCCACCACTGGCGCCACCCCGCCTACCCCGGGCTATCTTAAAGGTGTACGCAACCTGTGTGATAAATACGGCATCCTCTATATCGCGGATGAAGTCATGTGTGGCATGGGACGCACCGGCACATTGCATGCGTTTGAACAGGATGATGTGGTGCCGGATTTGGTGACGATCGCGAAGGGGCTGGGAGGCGGCTATCAGCCGATTGGCGCAGTATTAGCGAGCGAGAAGATTGTCTCAGCCCTGCAGGCCGGTAGCGGTCTGTTCCAGCACGGGCACACCTACATTTGTCACGCGACCGCCGCTTCCGCAGCCCTGGCAGTGCAGCAGGTGATTGCGCGCGATAATTTGCTGCAGGCGGTTAAACAACAGGGGGCTTACCTGCACAACGCATTGCGTGAGGTACTGGGGGAATTACCGCACGTCGGTGATACGCGTGGACGCGGCTTGTTTGCCGGCGTTGAGCTGGTACGCGATAAAACCAGCAAAACCCCCTTCGATCCTGCCCTGAAGCTGCATGCAGCAATCAAAGCAAACTGTATGTCACGTGGGCTGATGGTCTATCCGATGGGGGGAACAATTGACGGGCAATATGGCGACCATATCCTGATCGCGCCACCGTTTATTGTCACGCCTGGCCAGCTCGACTTTGTGGTGGATACGCTGAACACCGTGATTCGCGAAGAGACCAGCAGATTATGA
- the glnQ gene encoding glutamine ABC transporter ATP-binding protein GlnQ, producing MVEFSAVSKNFGATQVLHDINLKIDAGEVVVIIGPSGSGKSTLLRCINKLEEISSGTLLVAGMHLTDPHANECDIRREAGMVFQQFHLFPHLTALENVMFGPVRVRKQSKATAREQALALLDRVGLRERAHHYPSELSGGQQQRVAIARALAVKPKMMLFDEPTSALDPELRHEVLKVMRSLAEEGMTMVIVTHEIGFARDVASRLIFIDGGTIAEDGPPDMLLNSSPNPRLKEFLQHVS from the coding sequence ATGGTTGAGTTTAGCGCAGTGTCGAAAAATTTCGGCGCCACTCAGGTGCTGCACGACATCAATTTAAAAATTGACGCCGGCGAAGTGGTGGTGATCATCGGCCCTTCCGGGTCGGGTAAGTCGACGCTGCTGCGCTGCATTAATAAGCTGGAGGAAATTTCCTCCGGCACGCTGCTGGTAGCGGGAATGCATCTTACCGATCCTCACGCGAATGAGTGCGATATCCGCCGCGAAGCCGGGATGGTGTTTCAGCAGTTCCATCTGTTCCCCCATCTGACGGCGCTGGAGAATGTGATGTTTGGTCCGGTTCGTGTGCGCAAACAGAGCAAAGCTACCGCCCGTGAACAGGCACTGGCACTACTGGACCGTGTGGGCTTACGCGAACGAGCCCATCACTACCCATCAGAGCTCTCTGGTGGTCAGCAGCAACGTGTGGCCATTGCCAGAGCCCTGGCAGTGAAACCGAAAATGATGCTGTTCGATGAGCCGACCTCAGCGCTGGACCCCGAATTACGGCATGAGGTACTGAAAGTCATGCGCTCGCTGGCCGAAGAAGGCATGACCATGGTGATTGTGACCCATGAAATCGGCTTCGCCCGTGATGTGGCATCGCGGCTAATCTTTATTGATGGCGGCACCATTGCCGAAGATGGTCCACCTGATATGCTGCTGAATAGCAGTCCCAATCCACGCCTGAAAGAATTTTTGCAACACGTATCCTGA